A single genomic interval of Streptomyces sp. NBC_00663 harbors:
- a CDS encoding putative leader peptide — MKMRLDLTRRRHVDLARVSSASCCPAA; from the coding sequence ATGAAGATGCGACTGGACCTCACGCGGCGACGCCATGTCGACCTCGCACGGGTTTCCAGCGCCTCCTGTTGCCCCGCGGCCTGA
- a CDS encoding MMPL family transporter, giving the protein MSLTPRRGRFLVPLLLLAVWLGVGGILGPFAGRLGEVATNDQAAFLPRSAESTEVVAAQRAFRQDETLPVIVLWTDEDEGQVADRRSTAGRALASLAGTAGVVGDVSPALLSKDGQALEGVVQLRPDLGERLPETLDRIRAAAERVPGSTVRLAGPAATQADLSDAFAGIDGLLLAVALVTVLVILLLVYRSLLLPFVIIVGAVLALGLACAIVYALADHGVVRVDGQVQGILSILVIGAATDYALLLTARFREELAVHPDRFTAVRAALRQSWGAIVASGATVALGLLALLISDLTNNRALGPVGAIGVGCAVLSTLTFLPAVLVLLGRAAYWPAAPRPDTGHGVWRRVAALVDRAPRKVWAGSLVALLVCAAFAPTLASRGVPLDETFVDDAPSVTAQQTLVRHFPGGSGNPTVVIADADRLDRVIDTALATKGVAAAAGVTKSGQPGGTPLVVDGRVRVDVTLASAADSDAAKDTVARLRTALHAVPGAGALVGGYTAQQYDTLRTAEHDRTLIVPVVLAIILVILTVLLRSLLLPVLLVATVALNFLATLGVSALVFEHVLGFGGTDPSVPLYGFVFLVALGVDYNIFLMSRVREEALRHGTRQGVLRGLVGTGGVITSAGVVLAATFAALGVIPLAFLVQIAFIVAFGVLLDTLVVRSLLVPALARDLGDVAWWPGAKAFPTDEPRGGVEAG; this is encoded by the coding sequence ATGTCCCTCACCCCGCGCCGAGGCCGCTTCCTCGTGCCGCTCCTGCTGCTCGCCGTCTGGCTCGGCGTCGGCGGGATCCTCGGCCCCTTCGCCGGCCGGCTCGGCGAGGTCGCGACCAACGACCAGGCGGCCTTCCTGCCCCGCAGCGCCGAGTCCACCGAGGTCGTCGCCGCCCAGCGCGCCTTCCGCCAGGACGAGACCCTGCCCGTGATCGTCCTCTGGACCGACGAGGACGAGGGCCAGGTCGCCGACCGGCGGTCCACGGCCGGACGTGCGCTCGCCTCCCTCGCCGGCACCGCGGGTGTGGTCGGGGACGTGTCGCCCGCGCTGCTCTCGAAGGACGGCCAGGCCCTCGAAGGCGTCGTCCAGCTCCGCCCCGACCTCGGGGAGCGGCTGCCCGAGACCCTCGACCGGATCCGCGCGGCCGCCGAGCGGGTACCCGGCAGCACGGTCCGGCTGGCCGGCCCCGCCGCCACCCAGGCCGACCTGTCCGACGCCTTCGCCGGTATCGACGGACTGCTCCTCGCCGTGGCACTGGTCACCGTCCTGGTGATCCTGCTGCTCGTCTACCGCAGCCTGCTCCTGCCGTTCGTCATCATCGTCGGCGCCGTCCTCGCCCTCGGCCTGGCCTGCGCGATCGTCTACGCGCTCGCCGACCACGGAGTGGTCCGCGTCGACGGACAGGTCCAGGGCATCCTGTCGATCCTCGTCATCGGTGCCGCCACCGACTACGCCCTGCTGCTCACCGCCCGCTTCCGGGAGGAACTCGCCGTCCACCCGGACCGGTTCACGGCCGTACGGGCCGCGCTGCGGCAGTCGTGGGGCGCGATCGTGGCCAGCGGCGCGACGGTCGCCCTGGGGCTGCTCGCGCTGCTGATCAGCGACCTGACCAACAACCGGGCGCTCGGACCGGTCGGTGCGATCGGTGTCGGCTGCGCCGTGCTCAGCACGCTCACCTTCCTGCCCGCCGTGCTCGTCCTGCTGGGCCGCGCCGCCTACTGGCCCGCCGCCCCCCGCCCCGACACCGGCCACGGCGTCTGGCGGCGCGTCGCCGCCCTGGTGGACCGGGCACCCCGCAAGGTCTGGGCGGGCTCCCTCGTCGCGCTGCTGGTCTGCGCCGCGTTCGCGCCCACCCTCGCCTCCCGGGGCGTCCCCCTCGACGAGACCTTCGTCGACGACGCCCCTTCCGTGACCGCCCAGCAGACCCTCGTACGCCACTTCCCGGGCGGCTCCGGCAACCCCACCGTCGTCATCGCCGACGCCGACCGCCTGGACCGCGTCATCGACACCGCCCTCGCCACGAAAGGGGTCGCCGCCGCGGCCGGCGTCACCAAGAGCGGGCAGCCCGGCGGCACCCCGCTGGTCGTCGACGGACGGGTCCGCGTCGACGTCACCCTGGCCTCGGCCGCAGACAGCGACGCCGCCAAGGACACCGTGGCCCGGCTGCGCACCGCCCTGCACGCCGTGCCGGGCGCCGGCGCCCTGGTCGGCGGCTACACGGCCCAGCAGTACGACACCCTGCGCACCGCCGAACACGACCGCACCCTGATCGTCCCCGTGGTCCTCGCGATCATTTTGGTCATCCTCACCGTGCTGCTGCGTTCCCTGCTGCTGCCGGTCCTGCTGGTGGCGACCGTCGCGCTCAACTTCCTCGCCACGCTGGGCGTTTCCGCCCTGGTCTTCGAGCACGTCCTCGGCTTCGGCGGCACGGACCCGTCCGTACCGCTGTACGGCTTCGTGTTCCTCGTGGCCCTCGGCGTGGACTACAACATCTTCCTCATGTCACGGGTACGGGAGGAGGCCCTGCGGCACGGGACGCGCCAGGGTGTGCTGCGCGGACTGGTCGGCACCGGCGGTGTCATCACCTCGGCGGGTGTGGTGCTCGCCGCGACGTTCGCCGCCCTCGGGGTGATCCCGCTGGCCTTCCTGGTGCAGATCGCCTTCATCGTCGCCTTCGGCGTACTCCTCGACACGCTGGTCGTGCGCTCGCTGCTGGTGCCCGCCCTGGCCCGAGACCTCGGGGACGTCGCCTGGTGGCCGGGGGCGAAGGCGTTCCCGACGGACGAGCCGCGAGGGGGAGTTGAGGCCGGCTGA
- a CDS encoding LysR family transcriptional regulator → MRTEQLEYIAAVTRLGSLRRAAEELRLSQPALSETVRNLERELGVDLLERKRSGATMSSEGRELLPHIINVLDAVDRLREAAGEQHRISRMVRVGTVNAATVPLLLPAVREFRATHPVTQVEVVGAQQSDIHRALDEGGFDLGLVNHLEGDDVPAGLEGTELLRGRPVVCLRPDSPLAARAALSVADLLEVPLVAMRSGYVMHRYVHRLLNGRAPSFSYSTDGAEMGKLMVAEGLGVTVLPDFSVIDDPLVRGGLLTYRPIAGDATRVLLMLQRRRADPVPRAVLELHEVFVARARALGGALSARA, encoded by the coding sequence GTGCGTACCGAACAACTGGAATACATAGCGGCCGTGACCCGGCTCGGTTCGCTGCGCCGGGCCGCCGAGGAGCTGCGCCTTTCGCAGCCCGCGCTGAGCGAGACCGTGCGGAATCTGGAACGCGAGCTGGGCGTGGACCTCCTGGAGCGCAAACGCTCGGGCGCGACGATGAGTTCGGAGGGCCGGGAACTGCTGCCGCACATCATCAATGTGCTGGACGCGGTGGACCGGCTCAGGGAGGCGGCGGGCGAACAGCACCGCATCAGCCGGATGGTGCGGGTCGGCACGGTGAACGCGGCGACCGTGCCGCTACTCCTCCCGGCGGTGCGGGAGTTCCGCGCCACGCATCCGGTCACCCAGGTCGAGGTGGTCGGCGCCCAGCAGAGCGACATCCACCGGGCGCTGGACGAGGGCGGGTTCGATCTCGGGCTCGTCAACCATCTGGAGGGCGACGACGTCCCGGCCGGCCTGGAGGGCACGGAGCTGCTGCGGGGCCGCCCGGTGGTGTGCCTGCGTCCGGACAGCCCCCTCGCCGCACGCGCCGCGCTGTCGGTGGCCGACCTGCTGGAGGTGCCGCTCGTCGCGATGCGCTCCGGCTATGTGATGCACCGCTATGTGCACCGGCTGCTGAACGGGCGGGCGCCGTCGTTCTCGTACTCCACCGACGGCGCCGAGATGGGCAAGCTGATGGTCGCGGAAGGGCTGGGGGTGACGGTCCTGCCGGACTTCAGCGTGATCGACGATCCCCTCGTACGCGGTGGTCTCCTCACGTACCGCCCGATCGCCGGGGACGCGACGCGGGTCCTGCTGATGCTGCAACGGCGCCGGGCGGACCCGGTGCCGCGTGCGGTGCTGGAGCTGCACGAGGTGTTCGTGGCGCGGGCCCGGGCGCTGGGCGGCGCCCTGTCGGCCCGCGCCTGA